One part of the Odontesthes bonariensis isolate fOdoBon6 chromosome 13, fOdoBon6.hap1, whole genome shotgun sequence genome encodes these proteins:
- the LOC142397858 gene encoding atlastin-3-like, translated as MGSEPGPVQIVTVCKENHSFALDTEALARILLAPEVRDKHVVVLSVAGAFRKGKSFLLDFMIRYMYRKSDENWLGRDNEPLTGFSWRGGSEPETTGIQLWSEVFLVQKSDGTDVAVVLMDTQGAFDDQSTVKDCATIFALSTMTSSVQIYNLSQNIQEDDLQQLQLFTEYGRLAMDEIFLKPFQSLMFLVRDWSFPYEYVYGFKGGSDFLDKRLQVKEAQHEELQTVREHIHSCFTNISCFLLPHPGLKVATSPAFEGQLCDVAVEFKEQLQSLIPKLLHPDRLAEKEINGNKVTCRGLLEFFKAYIKIYQGEDLPQPKTMLMATAEANNLAAVATAKDHYYKNMEKMCGGDLPYMSPETLEEKHQFYYGEALHNFSSTKKMGGQEFCDRYRAQLEKELEEMWQSFSKHNESKNLFSAFRTPAVLFVLVCLLYVLSGVLLFVGLSTFALVCDCSLGLIMMAVLTWAFIRYSGRYRTVGGVIDQAAGVVLEQATVVLNKSRGKSTSDQKKSS; from the exons ATGGGGAGTGAACCAGGCCCAGTTCAGATTGTCACAGTTTGTAAGGAGAATCACTCCTTTGCGTTGGATACGGAGGCGTTGGCACGGATTCTCTTGGCTCCGGAAGTTCGAGACAAACATGTGGTGGTGCTGTCGGTGGCCGGAGCTTTcaggaaaggaaaaagcttcCTGCTTGATTTCATGATCCGTTACATGTACAGAAAA AGTGATGAGAACTGGCTGGGTCGGGATAACGAGCCTCTCACTGGATTTTCTTGGAGAggcgggtcagaaccagagacaaCGGGCATCCAGCTGTGGAGCGAAGTTTTCCTGGTCCAAAAGAGCGATGGCACAGAC GTGGCCGTGGTGTTGATGGACACTCAGGGAGCTTTTGATGACCAGTCCACCGTGAAAGACTGTGCCACCATCTTTGCCCTCAGCACCATGACCAGCTCAGTTCAG ATCTACAATCTCTCTCAGAACATTCAGGAGGAtgatctgcagcagctgcag CTGTTCACAGAGTATGGTCGTCTGGCCATGGATGAGATCTTTCTGAAGCCCTTCCAG TCGTTGATGTTCCTTGTGAGGGACTGGAGCTTTCCCTATGAGTACGTCTACGGGTTTAAAGGTGGCAGTGATTTCCTGGATAAACGATTGCAG GTTAAGGAAGCCCAACATGAAGAGCTGCAAACAGTCAGGGAGCACATCCATTCCTGCTTCACCAACATTTCCTGCTTCTTGTTGCCTCACCCGGGGCTGAAGGTTGCCACCAGCCCTGCTTTTGAGGGACAGCTTTGTG atgtgGCTGTAGAGTTCAAAGAGCAGCTGCAGAGTCTGATCCCTAAACTCCTGCATCCGGACCGCCTGGCTGAGAAAGAAATTAATGGAAACAAAGTCACCTGCAGAGGCCTGCTTGAGTTCTTCAAG GCGTACATCAAGATATACCAGGGAGAAGACTTGCCACAGCCAAAGACCATGCTTATG GCGACAGCAGAGGCCAACAACCTGGCAGCCGTGGCAACAGCTAAAGATCATTATTACAAGAACATGGAGAAG ATGTGTGGGGGAGATCTGCCCTACATGTCCCCCGAGACGCTGGAGGAGAAGCACCAGTTTTACTACGGAGAGGCTCTTCACAACTTTTCATCCACCAAGAAGATGGGTGGACAAGAGTTTTGTGACCGTTACCGGGCACAGCTGGAAAAGGAGCTGGAGGAGATGTGGCAGTCGTTCAGCAAGCACAACGAG TCTAAAAACCTCTTCAGCGCCTTCCGGACTCCTGCCGTGCTCTTTGTCCTGGTCTGCCTCCTCTACGTGCTGTCAGGCGTGTTGCTCTTCGTTGGCCTGTCCACCTTCGCCTTGGTGTGCGACTGCTCTCTGGGCTTGATCATGATGGCCGTGCTGACGTGGGCCTTCATTCGCTACTCTGGGCGATACCGGACTGTGGGCGGAGTCATCGACCAGGCTGCAGGTGTCGTGCTGGAGCAG